The following are encoded in a window of Clostridia bacterium genomic DNA:
- a CDS encoding winged helix-turn-helix transcriptional regulator yields the protein MDRERLSDELNRIKIENAKLMSHIAGNIVPNGEKAVLLWLGTRKTDTYAIDIIDHFGLTPGRVANIVKSLEKRAFIERIWDAKDQRKARILLTDTGEAASMEVLGCASAANMWLIDFLGEDDAVQFIDMLKRALERKNRINTKRENPAN from the coding sequence GGATAGAGAAAGATTATCGGACGAGTTGAACCGCATTAAAATTGAAAACGCAAAGCTCATGTCGCACATCGCCGGGAACATAGTTCCGAACGGCGAAAAGGCGGTGCTTTTGTGGCTGGGCACGCGAAAGACGGATACTTACGCGATCGATATTATAGATCACTTCGGGCTTACCCCGGGCAGAGTAGCAAATATCGTGAAAAGCCTTGAAAAGCGCGCCTTTATAGAGCGCATCTGGGACGCGAAGGACCAAAGAAAGGCGCGCATTCTTCTGACAGATACAGGGGAAGCGGCGTCAATGGAGGTATTGGGGTGCGCCTCCGCGGCAAATATGTGGCTTATTGATTTTTTGGGCGAAGACGACGCGGTGCAGTTTATAGATATGTTAAAGCGCGCGCTCGAACGAAAGAACAGGATAAATACGAAGCGGGAGAACCCCGCAAATTAA